One Kitasatospora sp. MAP12-44 DNA segment encodes these proteins:
- a CDS encoding DUF72 domain-containing protein: MVLYVGTSGWQYDDWCGVLYAARMPRRLWLEEYTQGFATVENNNSFYRLPTAETFAGWQERTPEGFVMAVKASRYLTHIKRLHDPQEPVQRLLSAAQGLGPRLGPVLLQLPPTLRADADLLDGCLSCFPAGVRVAVEPRHDSWWVPEIRAVLERHGAALCWADRQGRPVTPLWRTADWGYLRFHAGLAQPPPRYGRQSLATWVARVSEAWSDEADVYAYFNNDLGGAAPLDAVAFARAAARAGRTVSRTPQHLTVRQA, translated from the coding sequence GTGGTCCTGTATGTCGGCACCTCGGGCTGGCAGTACGACGACTGGTGTGGCGTCCTGTACGCGGCGCGGATGCCGCGCCGGCTCTGGCTGGAGGAGTACACCCAAGGATTCGCCACGGTGGAGAACAACAACTCCTTCTACCGGCTGCCCACGGCGGAGACCTTCGCCGGCTGGCAGGAGCGGACGCCGGAGGGGTTCGTGATGGCGGTCAAGGCGAGCCGCTATCTCACGCACATCAAGCGCCTGCACGACCCGCAGGAGCCGGTGCAGCGGCTGCTGTCGGCCGCCCAGGGGCTGGGCCCGCGGCTCGGACCGGTCCTGCTCCAGCTCCCGCCCACCCTGCGGGCGGACGCCGACCTCCTGGACGGCTGCCTGAGCTGCTTCCCAGCCGGGGTGAGAGTGGCGGTCGAACCCCGCCACGATTCATGGTGGGTGCCGGAGATCCGAGCCGTGCTCGAACGGCACGGCGCCGCCCTCTGCTGGGCGGACCGGCAGGGACGTCCGGTCACCCCGCTGTGGCGGACCGCCGACTGGGGCTACCTGCGCTTCCACGCCGGGCTGGCGCAGCCGCCGCCCCGGTACGGTCGGCAGTCGCTGGCCACCTGGGTGGCGAGGGTCTCCGAGGCCTGGTCGGATGAGGCAGACGTGTACGCGTACTTCAACAACGACCTCGGCGGTGCGGCTCCCCTGGACGCCGTCGCCTTCGCCCGAGCGGCCGCCAGGGCCGGCCGGACGGTGAGCCGCACGCCGCAGCACCTGACGGTGAGGCAGGCATGA
- a CDS encoding acylphosphatase, protein MIRSRLIVSGEVQGVYFRDTCRSTAREHGVAGWVRNLPDGTVEAVFEGEATAVERLVTWARRGPYAAVVAGVRVHEEEPEGLVGFEIRPTPWGG, encoded by the coding sequence ATGATCCGCAGTCGACTGATCGTCTCCGGCGAAGTCCAGGGCGTCTACTTCCGTGACACCTGCCGGAGCACGGCGCGGGAGCACGGCGTGGCCGGCTGGGTGCGCAACCTCCCCGACGGAACGGTCGAGGCCGTGTTCGAGGGCGAGGCCACGGCCGTCGAGCGGCTGGTCACGTGGGCACGGCGCGGCCCGTACGCGGCCGTGGTCGCCGGTGTCCGCGTCCACGAGGAGGAGCCCGAGGGACTGGTGGGCTTCGAGATCCGCCCGACCCCCTGGGGCGGCTAG
- a CDS encoding IS110 family transposase, whose translation MDVLEERCGGADLSKADVKVCIRVPGTGKRARYEVRTFSTMNDGLLELRDWLVENRVTRLGMEATASYWKPLFYLLEATEGIEPWLLNAQHIKTVPGRKTDVKDCQWICRLVEYGLVRPSFVPPRDIRQLRDLTRYRTETVRDRARDVNRLAMFLEDTGIKLSSVVSDITGRSARAMLDALVAGERDPHVLADLALGKLQGKVPLLTRALTGSFSGHHAFMVAAMLRAIDEADDRIIRLSEEINRQLRPLRQQVDLLITIPGISLTLAQVLIAEVGVDMGRFATAGHLASWAGMCPGNKESAGKRLSGRTRHGDTWLKTALFMAGASAARSKSTYLGAQFRRLVPHRGAKRATLAVGHSILVATWHILHDLVPYRDLGPDHFTNRLGKERQTRRLLAQLTALGLNVTVTPHEEAV comes from the coding sequence ATGGATGTGCTGGAGGAACGGTGCGGGGGCGCCGATCTGAGCAAAGCGGATGTCAAGGTGTGCATTCGGGTGCCCGGCACCGGAAAGCGTGCCCGCTACGAGGTCCGCACGTTCTCGACCATGAACGACGGCCTGTTGGAGCTGCGGGACTGGCTCGTGGAGAACAGGGTCACCCGGCTGGGCATGGAGGCGACGGCGTCGTACTGGAAACCGCTGTTCTACCTGCTGGAGGCGACCGAGGGGATCGAGCCGTGGCTGCTGAACGCCCAGCACATCAAGACCGTCCCCGGGCGCAAGACCGACGTGAAGGACTGTCAGTGGATCTGCCGGCTGGTCGAGTACGGCCTGGTCCGCCCCAGCTTCGTGCCCCCTCGTGACATCCGACAACTGCGGGATCTGACCCGATACCGCACCGAGACCGTCCGTGATCGCGCCCGCGACGTGAACCGGCTGGCGATGTTCCTGGAGGACACCGGGATCAAACTGTCCTCCGTGGTCAGCGACATCACGGGGCGCTCGGCACGGGCCATGCTGGATGCCCTGGTGGCGGGGGAACGCGACCCGCACGTGTTGGCCGACCTCGCTCTGGGCAAGCTGCAGGGCAAGGTCCCGCTGCTGACCCGGGCGTTGACCGGCAGCTTCAGCGGGCACCACGCGTTCATGGTCGCCGCGATGCTGCGAGCCATTGACGAGGCCGACGACCGGATCATCCGCCTGAGCGAGGAGATCAACCGGCAGCTGCGGCCACTGCGGCAGCAGGTGGACCTGCTGATCACCATTCCCGGCATCAGCCTGACGCTGGCCCAGGTCCTGATCGCCGAGGTCGGCGTCGACATGGGCCGCTTCGCCACCGCCGGACACCTCGCGTCCTGGGCCGGGATGTGTCCGGGCAACAAGGAGTCTGCCGGCAAGCGCCTGAGCGGCCGGACCCGTCACGGCGACACCTGGCTCAAGACCGCCCTGTTCATGGCCGGCGCCAGCGCCGCCCGCAGCAAGAGCACCTACCTGGGCGCCCAGTTCCGGCGGTTGGTCCCGCACCGCGGCGCGAAACGCGCAACTCTTGCGGTCGGGCACTCCATCCTGGTCGCCACCTGGCACATCCTGCACGACCTCGTCCCCTACCGTGATCTCGGCCCCGACCACTTCACCAACCGGCTCGGCAAGGAACGCCAGACCCGACGCCTGCTCGCGCAACTCACCGCCCTCGGCCTCAACGTCACCGTCACTCCCCACGAGGAAGCCGTCTGA
- a CDS encoding glycosyltransferase, which produces MRILFTFIGGSGHFRPLIPVARAAQAAGHTVAIAGAGGRGPEIAAAGFTAFATSEPRRRAEAADRRTLEIPDPEADVRQLAEGFARRGARRHAAAVLELARAWKPDVLVRDEVDFGTAIAAESLALPCATVLVLAAGGFLRKEVVAEPLHELRSAYGLPPDPELAMLDRHLVLSPFPPSFRNPRFPLPARTFSFRQTAISPADATPRTPTVYFTLGTVNNTTDLFSKVMAGLRELPVNVVVTVGERVDPAELGPLPDHVRVEQFVPQELLLPQCDLVVSHGGSGSLMGALAHGLPSVLLPLGADQPYNAQRCVELGIAQVLDPVTVTSEEVRMTVSAVLADGAYRRAAERVREEINALPGAEQTIPLLEGLHR; this is translated from the coding sequence ATGCGAATCCTGTTCACGTTCATCGGTGGCAGCGGTCACTTCCGCCCTCTCATCCCCGTGGCCCGAGCAGCTCAAGCCGCAGGTCACACGGTCGCCATTGCCGGTGCGGGCGGGAGGGGGCCCGAGATCGCAGCCGCCGGGTTCACTGCCTTCGCCACGAGCGAGCCGCGCAGACGCGCGGAAGCCGCGGACCGCCGGACGTTGGAGATACCCGATCCGGAAGCGGATGTTCGGCAGCTCGCAGAGGGCTTCGCCCGGCGCGGGGCTCGGCGGCATGCTGCGGCGGTTCTTGAACTTGCCCGTGCGTGGAAGCCCGATGTCCTGGTGCGTGACGAGGTCGACTTCGGCACCGCGATCGCGGCCGAATCGCTCGCACTTCCCTGCGCGACTGTCCTTGTGCTCGCGGCCGGGGGCTTTCTGCGCAAGGAAGTCGTCGCCGAGCCACTGCACGAGCTGCGATCCGCATACGGCCTGCCGCCGGACCCCGAACTCGCCATGCTGGACCGGCACCTGGTTCTGTCGCCGTTCCCGCCGAGCTTCCGAAACCCGCGCTTCCCCTTGCCGGCACGCACCTTCTCGTTCCGACAGACAGCCATCAGTCCAGCTGACGCCACGCCGCGCACGCCCACTGTGTACTTCACCCTCGGCACCGTGAACAACACCACTGACCTGTTCTCCAAGGTCATGGCCGGGCTCCGGGAGCTTCCCGTGAACGTGGTCGTGACCGTCGGTGAGCGCGTCGACCCCGCAGAGCTCGGGCCGCTGCCCGACCACGTCCGGGTCGAACAGTTCGTTCCGCAGGAGCTGCTTCTGCCGCAGTGCGATCTGGTCGTCTCGCACGGAGGCTCCGGCAGCCTCATGGGAGCGCTCGCCCACGGCCTGCCGTCGGTCCTGCTCCCCCTGGGTGCGGACCAGCCGTACAACGCGCAGCGGTGCGTCGAACTCGGTATCGCCCAGGTCCTGGACCCGGTCACTGTCACCTCGGAGGAAGTGCGCATGACGGTATCGGCTGTGCTCGCCGACGGCGCCTACCGCCGCGCCGCCGAGCGGGTCCGAGAGGAGATCAACGCGCTACCGGGAGCCGAGCAGACGATTCCCCTGCTCGAAGGGCTCCACCGATGA
- a CDS encoding MerR family transcriptional regulator, with protein sequence MAWSIADVARMSGVTSRTLRHYDEIGLLPPAWIGSNGHRYYEEADLLRLQQILLMRELDLGLREIQAVLDSQVDQLAVLREHHRRLLGERDRLDTLARTVGRTIAELEEGKDGNDMAKINRPENLFEGFEPSAADAAREAEVRERWPEAWEQSRQATEAMTAEDQERWQREATAQMIRIAEFMVAGTPVADPAVQAEVDAHYRSVCRFWTPNAAAYKGLGQTYVDDPQFRANYDKITDGLAVYQRDAMVVYADARLS encoded by the coding sequence ATGGCCTGGTCGATCGCGGATGTGGCCCGGATGTCCGGGGTGACGTCCCGGACGCTGCGGCATTACGACGAGATCGGTCTGCTGCCGCCCGCGTGGATCGGAAGCAACGGGCACCGCTACTACGAGGAGGCCGATCTGCTGCGGCTGCAGCAGATTCTGCTGATGCGGGAGTTGGACCTCGGGTTGCGTGAGATTCAGGCGGTTCTGGACAGCCAGGTCGATCAGCTCGCCGTGCTGCGCGAGCACCATCGGCGGCTTCTGGGCGAGCGGGACCGGCTGGACACGCTCGCTCGTACGGTCGGGCGCACCATCGCCGAACTGGAGGAAGGCAAGGACGGAAACGACATGGCAAAGATCAACAGGCCGGAGAACCTCTTCGAGGGATTCGAGCCCTCCGCTGCGGACGCCGCCCGCGAGGCCGAGGTGCGCGAGCGCTGGCCCGAGGCATGGGAGCAGTCCCGGCAGGCCACCGAGGCGATGACCGCCGAGGACCAGGAGCGGTGGCAGCGTGAGGCGACGGCGCAGATGATCCGCATTGCGGAGTTCATGGTGGCCGGCACACCGGTTGCCGATCCCGCGGTGCAGGCCGAGGTGGACGCCCACTACCGGAGCGTCTGCCGGTTCTGGACCCCGAACGCGGCGGCCTACAAGGGGCTGGGCCAGACCTACGTCGACGACCCGCAGTTCCGTGCGAACTACGACAAGATCACCGACGGACTGGCCGTCTACCAGCGCGATGCGATGGTCGTCTACGCCGACGCCCGGCTGAGCTGA
- a CDS encoding serine hydrolase domain-containing protein yields the protein MTITAVNRRSAQRGWAGAGAIGALVVALTAGAATDAQAAGTLPPPNAQALRASIAGLPNAQLTSAVVLVDGKNGHWSGTSGTGDLVTGRPVAADGRFRIGSISKVFTATVVLQLAAEQRVDLNDAIQQYLPGVLPASYPLITVRQLLNHTSGLPTGGDLGGDDGSAQWFVDHKAEGWTPQQVVAEAGTQPMQFQPGTAQQYNGLNYYLAGLLVEQVTGHSYAQEVNARILRPLGLHDTSLPAADDTRLPDPTAHAYLTVTRPDGSTTQVDVTRQSPWPWAEGGMISSAPDLDRFLTALLRGRLLPPAQQAELYSVPDVPNFQNPNCDLGPTAGHACFSTGLMRFSPSDGVVLWGKTGSRPGYSSGIFATQDAARDLVYSLTPTSRNGASFAAQYGIASAAFNLAGH from the coding sequence ATGACCATCACCGCCGTAAACCGCCGTTCCGCCCAACGCGGTTGGGCCGGCGCGGGAGCGATCGGCGCGCTGGTGGTCGCGCTCACCGCCGGGGCCGCGACCGATGCCCAGGCCGCCGGCACGCTACCGCCCCCGAACGCCCAGGCCCTGCGCGCCTCGATCGCCGGCCTGCCGAACGCTCAACTCACCAGCGCGGTGGTCCTGGTGGACGGCAAGAACGGCCACTGGTCGGGCACCTCCGGCACCGGTGACCTGGTTACCGGCCGTCCGGTGGCGGCCGACGGGCGGTTCCGGATCGGCAGCATCTCCAAGGTCTTCACCGCCACCGTGGTGCTGCAGCTGGCAGCCGAGCAGCGGGTGGACCTGAACGACGCCATCCAGCAGTACCTGCCCGGTGTCCTGCCGGCCTCCTATCCGTTGATCACCGTCCGTCAGTTGCTCAACCACACCAGCGGCCTGCCCACCGGCGGCGACCTCGGCGGGGACGACGGCAGCGCGCAGTGGTTCGTCGACCACAAGGCCGAGGGCTGGACGCCGCAGCAGGTGGTGGCCGAGGCCGGCACCCAGCCGATGCAGTTCCAGCCGGGCACCGCCCAGCAGTACAACGGCCTCAACTACTACCTGGCCGGTCTGCTGGTCGAGCAGGTCACCGGCCACTCCTACGCGCAGGAGGTGAATGCGCGAATCCTGCGCCCGCTCGGGCTCCACGACACCTCGCTCCCGGCCGCCGACGACACCCGGCTGCCGGACCCGACCGCGCACGCCTACCTGACCGTCACCCGGCCGGACGGCTCGACCACTCAGGTCGACGTCACCCGGCAGAGCCCGTGGCCGTGGGCCGAGGGCGGCATGATCTCCAGCGCACCCGACCTGGACCGCTTCCTGACCGCGCTGCTGCGTGGCCGGCTGCTGCCTCCCGCGCAGCAGGCCGAGCTGTACTCGGTACCGGACGTGCCGAACTTCCAGAACCCGAACTGCGACCTCGGCCCGACCGCCGGGCACGCCTGCTTCAGCACCGGACTGATGCGGTTCAGCCCGTCCGACGGTGTGGTGCTCTGGGGCAAGACCGGGAGCCGCCCCGGCTACAGCAGCGGCATCTTCGCCACCCAGGACGCGGCCCGCGACCTCGTCTACTCGCTCACCCCGACCAGCCGCAACGGCGCGTCGTTCGCCGCCCAGTACGGGATAGCCAGCGCTGCCTTCAACCTGGCCGGCCACTGA
- a CDS encoding VOC family protein codes for MELTQIRLLVSDFPAVYRFYRDVLGLKPQFEAESGPYAKLSPDTGHAAIALQDRAQLADVLGQLGSEPEGYRSLVVLRVDDLDAAHAELTSRGAEFTRAPGPMGERIRVAYLEDPEGNLIELQEWLALRAPAAGSAPA; via the coding sequence ATGGAACTCACCCAGATACGCCTGCTGGTCTCCGACTTCCCCGCCGTCTACCGCTTCTACCGGGATGTGCTCGGGCTCAAGCCGCAGTTCGAGGCCGAGAGCGGCCCGTACGCCAAGCTCAGTCCCGATACCGGACACGCCGCGATCGCGCTGCAGGATCGGGCGCAGCTGGCCGACGTGCTGGGGCAGTTGGGGTCGGAGCCGGAGGGCTACCGCTCGCTGGTGGTACTGCGAGTGGACGACCTCGACGCCGCCCACGCCGAACTCACCTCGCGGGGAGCGGAGTTCACCCGAGCCCCGGGCCCGATGGGCGAACGGATACGGGTCGCATACCTGGAGGACCCGGAAGGGAATCTGATCGAGCTGCAGGAGTGGCTGGCGCTGCGCGCGCCGGCGGCGGGTAGCGCGCCGGCGTAG
- a CDS encoding VOC family protein has translation MQKITTFLWFDSQAEDAAKHYTSVFDDSRVLEVHRYGEAGPGEAGAVMTVVFELAGQRFIALNGGPLFTFSEAISLQVDCADQNEVDDLWAKLTDGGEEGPCGWLKDRFGLSWQIVPRRLPELLSDPDPVKAQRVMETMMKMKKIDIQALEDAG, from the coding sequence ATGCAGAAGATCACCACGTTCCTGTGGTTCGACTCGCAGGCGGAGGATGCGGCGAAACACTACACCTCAGTTTTCGACGACTCCAGGGTTCTCGAGGTGCACCGTTACGGCGAGGCCGGCCCAGGGGAGGCCGGCGCGGTCATGACAGTCGTTTTCGAACTCGCCGGGCAGCGCTTTATCGCGCTCAACGGTGGCCCGCTGTTCACGTTCAGTGAGGCGATCTCGCTCCAGGTCGACTGCGCGGACCAGAACGAGGTCGACGACCTCTGGGCCAAGCTCACCGACGGCGGAGAGGAGGGCCCGTGCGGCTGGCTGAAGGACAGGTTCGGCCTGTCCTGGCAGATCGTGCCCCGGCGGTTGCCCGAGCTGCTCAGTGACCCCGATCCGGTGAAGGCGCAGCGCGTCATGGAGACCATGATGAAGATGAAGAAGATCGACATCCAGGCCCTGGAGGATGCCGGCTAA
- a CDS encoding ABC transporter ATP-binding protein, which translates to MTELAVLGRDIRRSFDGRAVLAGVDLEIRRGEFLALLGRSGSGKSTLLRAMAGLDPEYDGELLVPRRRSVVFQDHRLQPWKRVLDNVVLGLPKQGACQAGLTALEEVGLADHARAWPVTLSGGEAQRVSLARALVREPELLLLDEPFGALDALTRIRMYALLRDLCRKHRPAVLLVTHDVDEAVLLADRVIVLTDGRLGPPHEVALPAPRPRTHPDFAALRSALLGELGVQEAAATAVS; encoded by the coding sequence GTGACTGAACTGGCGGTACTGGGCAGGGACATCCGGCGGTCGTTCGACGGGCGCGCGGTGCTGGCGGGGGTCGACCTGGAGATCCGGCGGGGTGAGTTCCTGGCACTGCTGGGCCGAAGCGGCTCCGGCAAGAGCACGCTGCTGCGGGCCATGGCCGGACTTGACCCGGAGTACGACGGCGAACTGCTGGTGCCACGGCGGCGCTCGGTGGTCTTCCAGGACCACCGGCTGCAACCCTGGAAGCGCGTGCTGGACAACGTCGTCCTCGGCCTGCCGAAGCAGGGCGCTTGCCAGGCGGGTCTGACGGCATTGGAGGAGGTGGGCCTGGCCGACCACGCCCGCGCCTGGCCGGTCACCCTCTCCGGCGGCGAGGCCCAACGCGTCTCCCTGGCCCGAGCGCTGGTGCGCGAGCCGGAGCTGCTCCTGCTCGACGAACCCTTCGGCGCCCTGGACGCCCTGACCCGGATCAGGATGTACGCCCTCCTGCGTGACCTCTGCCGCAAGCACCGCCCCGCCGTCCTCCTGGTCACCCACGACGTCGACGAGGCCGTCCTCCTGGCAGACCGCGTCATCGTCCTCACCGACGGCCGCCTCGGCCCACCTCACGAGGTCGCGCTCCCCGCCCCGCGCCCGCGCACCCACCCGGACTTCGCCGCACTGCGCTCCGCACTGCTGGGGGAGCTGGGTGTGCAGGAGGCGGCGGCCACGGCTGTCAGCTGA
- a CDS encoding ABC transporter permease translates to MASTTVPTAVPTAAAPELAPGTVPGAQASATLVDASTLSRSSRSARSARSARSARSARSARLWIPLPRGVRRLAGPVLVLLSWQALGMLGQINPRILATPGQVISAAWQLTRDGELQSNLLASLQRVVEGLAIGVSLGVLLAVLAGLFRLGEDLVDSTMQVIRALPALGLLPLVIIWFGVGEAPKIALVAFATACPVYVNTYAGIRGVENRLVEAGRVLGLGRAGLIRHVILPGAVPGFLIGLRFALTSAWLVMIIAEQLNATSGIGYLMNQAQAWYRTDIIVLGLLIYGLLGLGADGLVRLLERRLLVWRRGFDGG, encoded by the coding sequence ATGGCGTCCACCACTGTGCCCACTGCTGTGCCCACCGCTGCGGCCCCCGAACTCGCCCCCGGAACGGTCCCCGGCGCCCAGGCGTCCGCGACACTGGTGGACGCCTCGACGCTCAGCCGTTCCTCCCGCTCGGCCCGCTCGGCCCGCTCGGCCCGCTCGGCCCGCTCGGCCCGCTCGGCCCGTCTGTGGATACCGCTGCCGCGCGGCGTGCGGCGGCTGGCCGGCCCGGTCCTGGTCCTGCTGAGCTGGCAGGCGCTGGGCATGCTGGGGCAGATCAATCCGCGAATCCTTGCCACTCCGGGGCAAGTCATCTCTGCTGCCTGGCAGTTGACCAGGGACGGTGAGCTGCAGAGCAACCTGCTGGCCTCGCTGCAGCGGGTGGTCGAGGGTCTGGCCATCGGGGTGAGCCTGGGCGTCCTGCTCGCCGTACTGGCGGGGCTGTTCCGGCTGGGCGAGGATCTGGTCGACTCGACCATGCAGGTCATCCGGGCGCTGCCTGCGCTGGGCCTGCTGCCGCTGGTGATCATCTGGTTCGGAGTGGGCGAGGCGCCGAAGATCGCCCTGGTCGCCTTCGCCACCGCCTGCCCGGTGTATGTGAACACCTATGCCGGCATCCGGGGTGTGGAGAACCGGCTGGTCGAGGCGGGCCGGGTGCTCGGTCTGGGGCGGGCCGGACTGATCCGGCACGTGATCCTTCCCGGCGCGGTGCCCGGCTTCCTGATCGGCCTGCGGTTCGCGCTGACCAGCGCCTGGCTGGTGATGATCATCGCCGAGCAGCTGAACGCGACCAGCGGGATCGGCTATCTGATGAACCAGGCGCAGGCCTGGTACCGCACCGACATCATCGTGCTGGGCCTGCTGATCTACGGCCTGCTCGGCCTGGGGGCGGACGGGTTGGTACGGCTGCTGGAGCGGCGCCTGCTGGTGTGGCGGCGCGGATTCGATGGAGGGTGA
- a CDS encoding TauD/TfdA family dioxygenase yields MTESTNATTDATTSITSTDATGLTVRRVAGHIGADIEGVDLSLPLSDESVALIRQALHRHKVVFFRGQTLDHATQIAFARQFGELTYAHPHDDTPPEEHPEIFTIDPRRFEERYGKDFLDDYRKTRYSYFDGWHTDVTAAVNPPAGSILRAEHVPEFGGDTQWTNLVAAYEGLSAPVRAFVDTLRAEHRYGGSRRVGGDSDYAKRINGNLLVAVHPVVRVHPETGERALFVNPGFTSHIVGVNARESKLILELLYAEITRPEYTVRLRWEPGQVAFWDNRATAHLAPRDLEHLDVERRLHRVTLIGDVPVGPDGQESELVAGRPFTADHRVAVTS; encoded by the coding sequence ATGACCGAGTCGACCAATGCGACCACCGATGCGACCACGTCGATCACGTCCACCGATGCGACTGGGCTGACCGTACGCCGGGTGGCCGGCCACATCGGCGCCGACATCGAGGGCGTCGACCTGAGCCTCCCCCTGTCGGACGAGAGCGTGGCGCTGATCCGCCAGGCCCTGCACCGCCACAAGGTGGTCTTCTTCCGCGGCCAGACCCTGGACCACGCCACCCAGATCGCCTTCGCCCGCCAGTTTGGCGAACTCACCTACGCCCACCCGCACGACGACACCCCGCCCGAGGAGCACCCCGAGATCTTCACCATCGACCCGCGCCGCTTCGAGGAGCGCTACGGCAAGGACTTCCTCGACGACTACCGCAAGACCCGCTACTCCTACTTCGACGGCTGGCACACCGACGTCACGGCCGCGGTCAACCCGCCCGCCGGCTCGATCCTGCGCGCCGAGCACGTGCCGGAGTTCGGCGGGGACACCCAGTGGACCAACCTGGTCGCGGCGTACGAGGGGCTGTCGGCGCCGGTCCGCGCCTTCGTCGACACGCTGCGCGCCGAGCACCGCTACGGCGGCAGCCGAAGGGTGGGCGGCGACAGCGACTACGCCAAGCGGATCAACGGCAACCTGCTGGTGGCCGTGCACCCGGTGGTGCGGGTGCATCCGGAGACCGGCGAGCGGGCGCTCTTCGTCAATCCGGGGTTCACCAGCCACATCGTGGGTGTCAACGCCCGCGAGAGCAAGCTGATCCTGGAGCTGCTCTACGCGGAGATCACCCGTCCCGAGTACACCGTGCGGCTGCGCTGGGAACCGGGCCAGGTCGCCTTCTGGGACAACCGGGCCACCGCGCACCTGGCCCCGCGCGACCTGGAGCACCTGGACGTCGAACGCCGGTTGCACCGGGTGACTTTGATCGGCGACGTGCCGGTCGGCCCCGACGGGCAGGAGTCGGAGTTGGTCGCCGGGCGCCCGTTCACGGCCGACCACCGGGTCGCCGTCACCTCCTGA
- a CDS encoding ABC transporter substrate-binding protein: protein MRRAKPRRAPLAATLAALLPLLPLLAACGGSATADGAAKSPGRVTLRIGDQGKDFQTLLASSHALDGADYKVVFDQFNSGPLVNQAFAAGAIDLGVMGDTPAIYAAAAGLPVDVVAASHTVGAGYTLVARAGSGIHSLADLKGRKVAYSKGTANQGFLIQALATAKLKQSDITAVDVPLQNVGQVLESGTVDAATAAPQDLVNYDADHPGGVQLINGRQVSSGYSFWLASRAALAKPAERAAAEDFIGRVIKATSWSTAHADAWIAAYYVGVDKQTPAAGTLIWQASGESRYAVLDGTVRSAQQRQADLFLANGLLPAKLDVGAEFPADVVKDFGAVVAPNQQ from the coding sequence ATGAGACGCGCAAAGCCCCGCCGTGCCCCGCTCGCCGCGACCCTCGCGGCACTGCTCCCGCTGCTCCCGCTGCTCGCGGCCTGTGGTGGCAGCGCCACAGCCGACGGAGCGGCGAAGTCACCTGGCCGGGTGACGCTGCGGATCGGCGACCAGGGCAAGGACTTCCAGACCCTGCTGGCGAGCTCCCACGCCCTGGACGGCGCCGACTACAAGGTGGTGTTCGACCAGTTCAACAGCGGCCCGCTGGTCAACCAGGCCTTTGCGGCCGGCGCGATCGACCTCGGTGTCATGGGCGACACCCCCGCCATCTACGCGGCGGCCGCCGGGCTGCCGGTGGACGTGGTCGCGGCCAGCCACACGGTCGGCGCCGGCTACACCCTGGTGGCCCGCGCGGGATCCGGCATCCACAGCCTGGCCGACCTCAAGGGCCGCAAGGTCGCGTACTCCAAGGGCACCGCCAACCAGGGCTTCCTGATCCAGGCGCTGGCCACCGCGAAGCTCAAGCAGTCGGACATCACCGCGGTCGACGTGCCACTGCAGAACGTCGGCCAGGTGCTGGAGTCCGGCACGGTGGACGCCGCCACCGCCGCCCCGCAGGATCTCGTCAACTACGACGCCGACCACCCCGGCGGGGTCCAGCTGATCAACGGCCGGCAGGTCTCGTCCGGTTACAGCTTCTGGCTGGCCTCGCGCGCCGCACTGGCCAAACCCGCCGAGCGCGCGGCGGCCGAGGACTTCATCGGACGCGTCATCAAGGCCACCAGCTGGTCGACCGCCCACGCCGACGCCTGGATCGCCGCGTACTACGTCGGCGTCGACAAGCAGACACCTGCGGCCGGCACGTTGATCTGGCAGGCCTCCGGCGAGAGCCGCTACGCCGTCCTGGACGGGACCGTCCGCAGCGCCCAGCAGCGCCAGGCCGACCTGTTCCTGGCCAACGGCCTGCTCCCGGCCAAGCTCGACGTCGGCGCCGAGTTCCCGGCCGATGTGGTCAAGGACTTCGGCGCTGTCGTCGCCCCCAACCAGCAGTAA